A window of the Streptomyces albireticuli genome harbors these coding sequences:
- a CDS encoding C40 family peptidase, translating to MSPNAQITSHRKPRRTATQSWVVRTGVAGGVLSTLAVAGAGSATAAEKPVESTMEMPAVNATLATSIAQSAVATQQTAFDYTVRAEQDKAADTARTAAKKAKQEADRKAEAEKKAAEAQEKRDAEQARATRATERKNLSVKSASNTSEDAAEAASTSTGSKSTTGSGSSATLVSFLQAQVGKAYVMGSTGPSSYDCSGLVMAAYNQIGIDLPRVSQDQSTAGTQVSLSNLQVGDILYWGSAGSAYHVGVYIGGGKFIGAQNPSTGVVERDLSYSPPTGAVRVM from the coding sequence ATGTCCCCCAATGCGCAGATAACCAGCCACCGGAAGCCCCGTCGTACGGCCACCCAGTCGTGGGTCGTCCGCACTGGTGTCGCCGGTGGCGTCCTCAGCACGCTGGCCGTGGCGGGTGCCGGTTCCGCCACCGCCGCCGAGAAGCCCGTCGAGTCGACCATGGAGATGCCGGCGGTCAACGCGACCCTGGCCACCTCCATCGCGCAGAGCGCGGTGGCCACCCAGCAGACCGCCTTCGACTACACGGTTCGCGCGGAGCAGGACAAGGCGGCCGACACGGCCCGCACCGCCGCCAAGAAGGCGAAGCAGGAAGCGGACCGCAAGGCCGAGGCCGAGAAGAAGGCCGCCGAGGCCCAGGAGAAGCGCGACGCCGAGCAGGCCCGCGCCACCCGCGCCACCGAGCGCAAGAACCTCAGCGTCAAGTCCGCCTCGAACACCTCCGAGGACGCCGCCGAGGCCGCCTCCACCTCGACCGGCTCGAAGTCGACGACCGGTTCCGGCAGCTCCGCGACGCTGGTCTCCTTCCTCCAGGCGCAGGTCGGCAAGGCCTATGTGATGGGCTCCACCGGCCCGTCCTCGTACGACTGCTCCGGCCTGGTCATGGCCGCGTACAACCAGATCGGCATCGACCTCCCGCGCGTCTCGCAGGACCAGTCGACCGCCGGCACCCAGGTGTCGCTGAGCAACCTCCAGGTCGGCGACATCCTCTACTGGGGCTCCGCGGGCAGCGCGTACCACGTCGGCGTCTACATCGGCGGCGGCAAGTTCATCGGCGCGCAGAACCCCAGCACCGGCGTGGTCGAGCGCGACCTCAGCTACTCCCCGCCCACGGGTGCCGTCCGCGTCATGTGA
- the nuoF gene encoding NADH-quinone oxidoreductase subunit NuoF, whose amino-acid sequence MTMAPANGGTPRPQPGAGPGDGPEKLLAPVLSAHWDQPRSWTLETYLRHDGYAGARRALAMPPDEVIAYVKDAGLRGRGGAGFPTGMKWQFIPQGDGKPHYLVVNADESEPGACKDIPLLFASPHSLIEGIVIACHAIRSERAFIYLRGEVVPVLRRLHEAVREAYEAGYLGRNVLGSGLDLELTVHAGAGAYICGEETALLDSLEGRRGQPRLRPPFPAVAGLYACPTVVNNVESIASVPAILHRGKEWFRSMGTEKCPGFTLYSLSGHVARPGQYEAPMGITLRQLLDMSGGIRPGHRLKFWTPGGSSSPMFTEEHLDVPLDFDSVGAAGSLLGTKSLQCFDETTCVVRAVTRWTEFYAHESCGKCTPCREGTYWLVQLLRDIEDGKGRRADLDKLTDIADNINGKSFCALGDGAAAPILSSLQYFRAEYERHITGRGCPFDPAASTLWADGPKNSHLEVNA is encoded by the coding sequence ATGACCATGGCACCCGCGAACGGGGGCACCCCCCGGCCCCAACCAGGGGCGGGGCCGGGGGACGGCCCCGAGAAGCTGCTCGCGCCCGTACTGAGCGCGCACTGGGACCAGCCCCGGTCCTGGACGCTGGAGACCTATCTGCGGCACGACGGCTACGCGGGCGCGCGCAGGGCGCTCGCGATGCCCCCCGACGAGGTCATCGCCTACGTCAAGGACGCGGGGCTGCGCGGCCGCGGCGGCGCCGGCTTCCCCACCGGGATGAAATGGCAGTTCATCCCGCAGGGCGACGGCAAACCGCACTACCTCGTCGTCAACGCCGACGAGTCGGAGCCCGGCGCCTGCAAGGACATCCCGCTGCTCTTCGCCTCGCCGCACAGCCTCATCGAGGGCATCGTGATCGCCTGCCACGCGATCCGCTCGGAGCGGGCGTTCATCTATCTGCGCGGCGAGGTCGTGCCCGTCCTGCGGCGGCTGCACGAGGCGGTGCGCGAGGCCTACGAGGCGGGCTACCTCGGCAGGAACGTCCTGGGCTCGGGCCTGGACCTGGAGCTCACGGTGCACGCCGGCGCCGGCGCGTACATCTGCGGCGAGGAGACCGCGCTCCTCGACTCCCTGGAGGGGCGCCGCGGCCAGCCCCGGCTCCGGCCGCCCTTCCCGGCCGTCGCGGGCCTCTACGCCTGCCCCACCGTGGTGAACAACGTCGAGTCCATCGCGTCGGTTCCCGCGATCCTGCACCGGGGCAAGGAGTGGTTCCGGTCGATGGGCACCGAGAAGTGCCCCGGCTTCACCCTCTACTCCCTCTCCGGCCACGTCGCGCGCCCCGGCCAGTACGAGGCCCCCATGGGCATCACGCTGCGCCAGCTGCTCGACATGAGCGGCGGCATCCGGCCCGGCCACCGGCTGAAGTTCTGGACCCCCGGCGGCTCCTCCAGCCCGATGTTCACCGAGGAACACCTCGACGTGCCGCTGGACTTCGACAGCGTGGGCGCCGCCGGCTCGCTGCTCGGCACCAAGTCGCTCCAGTGCTTCGACGAGACCACCTGCGTCGTGCGCGCCGTCACCCGGTGGACCGAGTTCTACGCGCACGAGTCCTGCGGCAAGTGCACCCCCTGCCGCGAAGGCACCTACTGGCTCGTCCAGTTGCTGCGCGACATCGAGGACGGCAAGGGCCGGCGGGCGGACCTCGACAAGCTCACCGACATCGCCGACAACATCAACGGCAAGTCCTTCTGCGCCCTGGGCGACGGCGCCGCCGCGCCGATCCTCTCCTCGCTCCAGTACTTCCGCGCCGAGTACGAGCGGCACATCACGGGCAGGGGCTGCCCCTTCGACCCGGCCGCGTCGACCCTGTGGGCCGACGGGCCGAAGAACTCCCACCTGGAGGTGAACGCATGA
- a CDS encoding NADH-quinone oxidoreductase subunit C, with product MSDPKSTPNGTPGNTPGRNGVNPDKDVNAQNLPGQRGDQGEAVRVQHGMFGARNGGDTSGYGGLVRTVRLPGETSRPYGGWFDEVADELEGALEEQGIVPENAVEKTVVDRGELTFHIAREHLQIVARTLRDDPALRFELCTGVSGVHFPGDKGRELHAVYHLRSLTHNRLIRLEVAVPDADPHLPSVVDVYPTNDWHERETYDFFGIVFDGHPALTRIMMPDDWQGFPQRKDYPLGGIPVEYKGAQIPAPDQRRSYT from the coding sequence GTGAGCGACCCCAAGAGCACCCCGAACGGCACCCCCGGGAACACCCCCGGCCGGAACGGCGTGAACCCCGACAAGGACGTCAACGCCCAGAACCTCCCCGGCCAGCGTGGCGACCAGGGCGAGGCCGTCCGTGTCCAGCACGGCATGTTCGGCGCCCGCAACGGCGGCGACACCTCCGGCTACGGCGGCCTCGTCCGGACCGTACGGCTGCCGGGCGAGACCTCCCGCCCGTACGGCGGCTGGTTCGACGAGGTGGCCGACGAGCTGGAGGGCGCCCTGGAGGAACAGGGCATCGTCCCCGAGAACGCCGTCGAGAAGACCGTCGTCGACCGCGGTGAACTCACCTTCCACATCGCCCGCGAGCACCTCCAGATCGTCGCCCGCACCCTCCGCGACGACCCGGCGCTCCGCTTCGAGCTGTGCACGGGCGTCAGCGGGGTGCACTTCCCCGGGGACAAGGGCCGTGAGCTGCACGCCGTCTACCACCTGCGCTCCCTCACCCACAACAGGCTGATCAGGCTGGAGGTCGCGGTCCCCGACGCCGACCCGCACCTGCCGTCGGTCGTCGACGTCTATCCGACCAACGACTGGCACGAGCGCGAGACGTACGACTTCTTCGGCATCGTCTTCGACGGCCACCCGGCACTGACGCGGATCATGATGCCGGACGACTGGCAGGGCTTCCCGCAGCGCAAGGACTACCCCCTCGGCGGCATCCCCGTCGAATACAAGGGCGCCCAGATCCCGGCTCCGGACCAGCGGAGGTCGTACACCTGA
- a CDS encoding NADH-quinone oxidoreductase subunit D, whose product MSTSHASPRDTTEGTVYTVTGGDWDEIASAARRADDERIVVNMGPQHPSTHGVLRLILEIDGETVTEARCGIGYLHTGIEKNLEYRNWTQGTTFVTRMDYLTSFYNETAYCLGVEKLLGIEEQIPDRATVVRVMLMELNRLSSHLVCIATGGMELGATTIMIYGFRDREMILDLYELITGLRMNHAYIRPGGLAQDLPPGAVDAVREFVKKMRRNLPEYDKLATGNPIFKGRMQDVGYLDLAGCLSLGATGPVLRAAGLPHDLRKAQPYCGYDTYEFDVPTADSCDAYGRFLIRLEEMRQSLRIVEQCLDRLAPGPVMVADKKIAWPAQLALGPDGLGNSLDHIKKIMGTSMEALIHHFKLVTEGFRVPPGQAYAAVESPKGELGVHVVSDGGTRPYRVHFRDPSFTNLQAMAAMCEGGQVADVIVAVASIDPVMGGVDR is encoded by the coding sequence ATGAGCACATCCCATGCGAGCCCCCGCGACACCACCGAGGGCACCGTCTACACCGTCACCGGCGGCGACTGGGACGAGATCGCGTCCGCGGCCCGGCGGGCCGACGACGAGCGGATCGTCGTCAACATGGGCCCGCAGCACCCCTCCACGCACGGCGTGCTCCGGCTCATCCTGGAGATCGACGGCGAGACCGTCACCGAGGCCCGCTGCGGCATCGGCTATCTCCACACCGGCATCGAGAAGAACCTCGAATACCGCAACTGGACGCAGGGCACCACCTTCGTCACGCGGATGGACTACCTCACCTCGTTCTACAACGAGACGGCGTACTGCCTGGGCGTGGAGAAACTGCTCGGCATCGAGGAGCAGATCCCCGACCGGGCCACGGTCGTCCGCGTGATGCTGATGGAGCTGAACCGTCTCTCCTCCCATCTGGTCTGCATCGCCACCGGCGGGATGGAGCTCGGCGCCACCACGATCATGATCTACGGCTTCCGGGACCGCGAGATGATCCTGGACCTCTACGAGCTGATCACCGGCCTGCGGATGAACCACGCGTACATCCGGCCCGGCGGGCTCGCCCAGGACCTGCCGCCGGGCGCGGTGGACGCGGTGCGCGAGTTCGTGAAGAAGATGCGCCGCAACCTCCCCGAGTACGACAAGCTCGCCACCGGCAACCCGATCTTCAAGGGCCGGATGCAGGACGTCGGGTACCTCGACCTCGCCGGCTGCCTCTCGCTCGGCGCCACCGGGCCCGTCCTGCGCGCCGCCGGCCTCCCGCACGACCTGCGCAAGGCCCAGCCCTACTGCGGCTACGACACCTACGAGTTCGACGTCCCGACCGCCGACAGCTGCGACGCCTACGGGCGGTTCCTCATCCGCCTGGAGGAGATGCGGCAGTCCCTGCGGATCGTCGAGCAGTGCCTGGACCGGCTGGCACCCGGGCCGGTCATGGTGGCCGACAAGAAGATCGCCTGGCCCGCGCAGCTGGCCCTGGGGCCGGACGGGCTCGGCAATTCCCTCGACCACATCAAGAAGATCATGGGCACCTCCATGGAGGCCCTGATCCACCACTTCAAGCTGGTGACGGAGGGCTTCCGGGTGCCGCCCGGCCAGGCCTACGCGGCGGTGGAGTCGCCCAAGGGCGAGCTGGGCGTGCACGTCGTCAGCGACGGCGGCACCCGCCCGTACCGGGTCCACTTCCGCGACCCGTCCTTCACCAACCTCCAGGCCATGGCGGCGATGTGCGAGGGCGGCCAGGTCGCCGACGTCATCGTGGCGGTGGCGTCCATCGACCCCGTGATGGGAGGCGTCGACCGGTGA
- the nuoE gene encoding NADH-quinone oxidoreductase subunit NuoE → MPRLPAPDYPADVRARLDGDAKEVIGRYPDSRSALLPLLHLVQAEEGYVTRTGIRYCAEILELTVAEVTAVATFYTMYRREAGGDYHVGVCTNTLCAVMGGDAIFDGLKRHLGVGNGGTTPDGKITLEHVECNAACDFAPVVMVNWEFFDNQTVESATALVDDLRAGRPASPTRGAPLCTYRETARILAGFPDERPGAVEASGGAGPASLAGLRLAKGESGPARVGPPRGAPPGGSPDAGGTSGEHLSSHDAPQQTSASDPEHPAGPVGEEGEG, encoded by the coding sequence ATGCCCCGGCTTCCCGCGCCCGACTATCCGGCCGACGTACGGGCCCGGCTCGACGGGGACGCGAAGGAGGTGATCGGCCGCTACCCCGACAGCCGCAGCGCGCTGCTGCCGCTGCTCCACCTGGTCCAGGCGGAGGAGGGGTACGTCACCCGGACCGGCATCCGCTACTGCGCCGAGATCCTGGAGCTGACCGTCGCGGAGGTCACGGCGGTCGCCACCTTCTACACCATGTACCGGCGCGAGGCGGGCGGCGACTACCACGTCGGCGTCTGCACCAACACGCTGTGCGCGGTGATGGGCGGCGACGCCATCTTCGACGGCCTCAAGCGCCACCTCGGCGTCGGCAACGGCGGCACCACCCCCGACGGCAAGATCACCCTTGAGCACGTCGAGTGCAACGCCGCCTGCGACTTCGCGCCCGTCGTGATGGTCAACTGGGAGTTCTTCGACAACCAGACCGTCGAGAGCGCCACCGCGCTCGTCGACGACCTGCGCGCCGGCCGCCCGGCCTCGCCCACCCGCGGGGCGCCCCTGTGCACGTACCGGGAGACGGCCCGCATCCTGGCGGGCTTCCCCGACGAGCGGCCCGGTGCCGTCGAGGCGAGCGGCGGGGCCGGACCCGCGTCCCTGGCGGGGCTGCGGCTGGCCAAGGGGGAGAGCGGCCCGGCCCGGGTGGGCCCGCCGCGCGGCGCCCCGCCGGGCGGGAGCCCGGACGCGGGCGGAACGTCCGGAGAGCACCTCAGCTCGCACGACGCGCCCCAGCAGACGTCAGCCTCGGACCCGGAGCACCCCGCCGGGCCGGTCGGCGAGGAGGGGGAGGGATGA
- the mqnC gene encoding cyclic dehypoxanthinyl futalosine synthase, giving the protein MTENADLQSVLDRAAAGGRITPEEALDLYRSAPLHALGKAADAVRRKRYAGVEHIATYIIERNINYTNSCVTACKFCAFYAPPKSDKVWTRPLDDILRRCAETVELGGTQIMFQGGHHPDYGVEYYEEHFSAIKKAFPQLVIHSLGASEIEHMSRISGVSAEEAIRRIHAAGLDSFAGAGAELLPERPRKAIAPLKESGERWLEIMEIAHNLGVESTSTMLMGTGETNAERIEHLRMIRDVQDRTGGFRAFIPYTYQPENNHLKGRTHATIFEYLRMIAIARLFLDNVAHIQGSWLTTGKEIGQLSLHYGADDLGSIMLEENVVSSAGAKHRSNRMEIIDLIRKAGRVPAQRATTYEHLLVHDDPANDPVDDRVVSHLSSTAIEGGTAHPELKLVSSN; this is encoded by the coding sequence GTGACCGAGAACGCCGACCTCCAGTCCGTCCTCGACCGCGCCGCCGCCGGTGGCCGCATCACCCCCGAAGAGGCGCTCGACCTGTACCGGTCCGCGCCGCTGCACGCGCTGGGCAAGGCCGCCGACGCCGTGCGCCGCAAGCGCTACGCGGGTGTCGAGCACATCGCGACGTACATCATCGAGCGCAACATCAACTACACGAACTCCTGCGTCACCGCGTGCAAGTTCTGTGCCTTCTACGCCCCGCCGAAGAGCGACAAGGTCTGGACCCGTCCGCTCGACGACATCCTGCGCCGCTGCGCGGAGACCGTCGAGCTGGGCGGCACGCAGATCATGTTCCAGGGCGGTCACCACCCGGACTACGGCGTGGAGTACTACGAGGAGCACTTCTCGGCGATCAAGAAGGCGTTCCCGCAGCTCGTCATCCACTCGCTGGGCGCCTCCGAGATCGAGCACATGTCGCGGATCTCCGGCGTGAGCGCCGAGGAGGCCATCCGCCGCATCCACGCCGCCGGCCTCGACTCCTTCGCGGGCGCGGGCGCCGAGCTGCTGCCGGAGCGGCCGCGCAAGGCCATCGCGCCGCTGAAGGAGTCCGGCGAGCGCTGGCTGGAGATCATGGAGATCGCCCACAACCTGGGCGTCGAGTCGACCTCCACGATGCTGATGGGCACCGGCGAGACCAACGCCGAGCGGATCGAGCACCTGCGCATGATCCGTGACGTGCAGGACCGTACGGGCGGCTTCCGCGCCTTCATCCCGTACACCTACCAGCCCGAGAACAACCACCTCAAGGGCCGCACCCACGCGACGATCTTCGAGTACCTGCGGATGATCGCGATCGCCCGGCTGTTCCTCGACAACGTCGCCCACATCCAGGGCTCGTGGCTGACCACGGGCAAGGAGATCGGCCAGCTGTCGCTGCACTACGGCGCGGACGACCTCGGGTCGATCATGCTGGAGGAGAACGTCGTCTCCTCCGCCGGCGCCAAGCACCGCTCCAACCGGATGGAGATCATCGATCTCATCCGCAAGGCGGGCCGGGTCCCGGCGCAGCGCGCCACGACGTACGAGCACCTGCTCGTGCACGACGACCCGGCGAACGACCCGGTCGACGACCGCGTGGTGTCGCACCTGTCGTCGACGGCGATCGAGGGCGGCACGGCGCACCCCGAGCTGAAGCTCGTCAGCTCCAACTGA
- a CDS encoding geranylgeranyl reductase family protein, with protein MTESPTEHSADVIVVGAGPAGSTTAYYLAKAGLDVLLLEKTSFPREKVCGDGLTPRATKQLVAMGIDISEEAGWLRNKGLRIIGGGVRLQLDWPELASFPDYGLVRKRDDFDEQLARNAEKAGARLYERCNVGAPVIDDRTGRVTGVHARLGEEKTPVTFHAPLVVAADGNSTRLSLAMGLHRRDDRPMGVAVRTYFTSPRHDDDYLESWLELWDRRGPQDRLLPGYGWIFGMGDGTSNVGLGVLNTSDSFKELDWREVLKAWCASMPEDWGYTPENMTGPIRGAALPMAFNRQPHYTRGLLLVGDAGGLVNPFNGEGIAYAMESGQIAADVITQAHARASYAQRELALQRYPKILKDTYGGYYTLGRAFVKLIGNPKIMKLATERGLTHPLLMKFSLKMLANLTDPTGGDAMDRIINGLSKVAPRS; from the coding sequence GTGACCGAGTCCCCTACCGAACACAGCGCAGATGTGATCGTCGTCGGGGCCGGCCCGGCCGGCTCCACCACCGCCTATTACCTGGCGAAGGCGGGCCTGGACGTCCTGCTCCTGGAGAAGACGTCGTTCCCCCGCGAGAAGGTGTGCGGCGACGGCCTGACGCCGCGCGCCACCAAGCAGCTCGTCGCGATGGGGATCGACATCTCCGAGGAGGCGGGCTGGCTGCGCAACAAGGGCCTGCGCATCATCGGCGGCGGCGTCCGCCTCCAGCTCGACTGGCCGGAGCTCGCCTCCTTCCCGGACTACGGACTCGTCCGCAAGCGTGACGACTTCGACGAGCAGCTGGCCCGGAACGCCGAGAAGGCCGGCGCGCGGCTGTACGAGCGCTGCAACGTGGGCGCGCCCGTCATCGACGACCGCACGGGCCGCGTCACGGGCGTCCACGCCAGGCTCGGCGAGGAGAAGACCCCGGTCACCTTCCACGCTCCGCTCGTCGTGGCAGCCGACGGCAACTCCACCCGCCTGTCGCTCGCCATGGGCCTGCACCGGCGCGACGACCGCCCGATGGGCGTCGCCGTGCGCACGTACTTCACCTCGCCGCGCCACGACGACGACTACCTGGAGTCGTGGCTGGAGCTGTGGGACCGGCGCGGCCCGCAGGACCGGCTGCTGCCCGGCTACGGCTGGATCTTCGGCATGGGCGACGGCACGAGCAACGTCGGCCTCGGTGTCCTCAACACCTCCGACTCCTTCAAGGAGCTGGACTGGCGCGAGGTCCTCAAGGCCTGGTGCGCCTCCATGCCGGAGGACTGGGGCTACACCCCGGAGAACATGACCGGCCCGATCCGCGGCGCGGCCCTGCCGATGGCCTTCAACCGTCAGCCGCACTACACGCGCGGGCTGTTGCTCGTCGGAGACGCGGGCGGCCTGGTCAACCCCTTCAACGGCGAGGGCATCGCGTACGCCATGGAGTCCGGGCAGATCGCCGCGGACGTCATCACCCAGGCGCACGCCCGCGCCTCGTACGCCCAGCGTGAGCTGGCCCTCCAGCGCTACCCGAAGATCCTCAAGGACACCTACGGCGGCTACTACACGCTCGGCCGCGCCTTCGTGAAGCTCATCGGCAACCCGAAGATCATGAAGCTGGCGACCGAGCGCGGTCTGACGCACCCCCTGCTGATGAAGTTCTCGCTGAAGATGCTGGCCAACCTGACCGACCCGACGGGCGGCGACGCGATGGACCGCATCATCAACGGGCTGAGCAAGGTCGCCCCGCGGTCCTGA
- a CDS encoding demethylmenaquinone methyltransferase, translating to MTRASLDKQPHEVAAMFDDVAAKYDLTNDVLSLGQARSWRKAVARAVDARPGEKVLDLAAGTGTSSMPFTAAGAYVVPCDFSVGMLREGKKRNPWLPLTAGDATRLPFADGVFDAVSISFGLRNVQETDAALREMLRVTKPGGRVVICEFSQPTWAPFRTVYTEYLMRALPPVARAVSSNPDAYVYLAESIRAWPDQPALAARLQDAGWSKVAWRNLTGGVVALHRGTKLPA from the coding sequence GTGACCCGAGCATCCCTGGACAAGCAGCCGCACGAAGTCGCCGCGATGTTCGACGACGTGGCGGCCAAATACGACCTGACCAACGACGTGCTGTCGCTGGGGCAGGCCCGCTCCTGGCGGAAGGCCGTCGCCCGGGCCGTCGACGCCCGGCCGGGGGAGAAGGTGCTGGACCTGGCGGCGGGCACGGGCACCTCCTCGATGCCGTTCACCGCCGCCGGCGCGTACGTCGTGCCCTGCGACTTCTCCGTGGGCATGCTGCGCGAGGGCAAGAAGCGCAACCCGTGGCTGCCGCTCACCGCCGGTGACGCGACGCGGCTCCCCTTCGCGGACGGCGTGTTCGACGCCGTCTCCATCTCCTTCGGGCTGCGCAACGTCCAGGAGACCGACGCCGCGCTGCGCGAGATGCTGCGGGTGACGAAGCCCGGCGGGCGCGTGGTGATCTGCGAGTTCAGCCAGCCGACGTGGGCGCCGTTCCGCACCGTCTACACCGAGTACCTGATGCGCGCGCTCCCGCCGGTCGCGCGGGCCGTCAGCAGCAACCCCGACGCGTACGTCTACCTCGCCGAGTCGATCCGCGCCTGGCCCGACCAGCCGGCGCTCGCCGCGCGGCTCCAGGACGCGGGCTGGTCGAAGGTCGCGTGGCGCAACCTCACCGGCGGCGTCGTCGCGCTGCACCGGGGGACCAAACTCCCCGCGTGA
- a CDS encoding NuoB/complex I 20 kDa subunit family protein, whose translation MGLEEKLPSGFALTTVEQAAGWVRKSSVFPATFGLACCAIEMMTTGAGRYDLARFGMEVFRGSPRQADLMIVAGRVSQKMAPVLRQVYDQMPNPKWVISMGVCASSGGMFNNYAIVQGVDHIVPVDIYLPGCPPRPEMLMDAILKLHSKIQGEKLGVNREEAAREAEQAALTARPLIEMKGLLR comes from the coding sequence ATGGGACTCGAAGAGAAGCTGCCGAGCGGCTTCGCGCTGACCACCGTCGAGCAGGCCGCCGGCTGGGTGCGCAAGTCCTCCGTCTTCCCGGCCACGTTCGGACTGGCCTGCTGCGCCATCGAGATGATGACGACCGGCGCGGGCCGCTACGACCTGGCCCGCTTCGGCATGGAGGTCTTCCGCGGCTCGCCGCGGCAGGCCGATCTGATGATCGTGGCGGGCCGGGTCAGCCAGAAGATGGCGCCCGTGCTGCGGCAGGTCTACGACCAGATGCCCAACCCCAAATGGGTCATCTCCATGGGCGTCTGCGCCTCCAGCGGAGGAATGTTCAACAACTACGCGATCGTCCAGGGCGTCGACCACATCGTGCCGGTCGACATCTATCTCCCCGGCTGCCCGCCGCGCCCCGAGATGCTGATGGACGCGATCCTGAAGCTGCACAGCAAGATCCAGGGCGAGAAGCTCGGCGTGAACCGCGAGGAGGCGGCCCGCGAGGCCGAGCAGGCGGCCCTGACGGCGCGGCCCCTGATCGAGATGAAGGGCCTGCTGCGGTGA
- a CDS encoding imidazolonepropionase-like domain-containing protein, which translates to MLTLHAAPAVRPAWDAEPVADGAVAVEGDRIAAVGPLAELLERFPGARVRRWPATLGPALVHEGPLPDAPSPRERVHEVLKRGAAAVLAEHADEPGLRAAAGRVGVAVLERPRAVALAEGGRADLAAFAEDGRCVATVLAGRLVHRRA; encoded by the coding sequence GTGCTGACGCTTCACGCCGCGCCCGCCGTGCGCCCGGCCTGGGACGCCGAGCCGGTCGCCGACGGCGCCGTCGCCGTCGAGGGCGACCGGATCGCGGCCGTCGGCCCGCTCGCGGAGCTGCTGGAGCGGTTCCCGGGCGCCCGGGTGCGGCGCTGGCCCGCCACGCTGGGCCCGGCGCTCGTCCACGAGGGCCCGCTGCCGGACGCGCCGAGTCCGCGCGAGCGGGTGCACGAGGTGCTGAAGCGGGGTGCCGCGGCCGTGCTGGCCGAGCACGCGGACGAGCCGGGGCTGCGGGCGGCCGCGGGCCGGGTCGGCGTGGCGGTCCTGGAGCGGCCCCGGGCGGTGGCGCTCGCCGAGGGCGGCCGGGCGGATCTGGCCGCCTTCGCGGAGGACGGCAGGTGCGTGGCCACGGTGCTGGCCGGCCGCCTGGTGCACCGCCGGGCCTGA
- a CDS encoding NADH-quinone oxidoreductase subunit A yields the protein MNAYAPILVLGALGAGFAIFSVVMASLIGPKRYNRAKLEAYECGIEPTPQPAGGGRFPIKYYLTAMLFIVFDIEIVFLYPWAVTFDALGLFGLVEMLLFVLTVFVAYAYVWRRGGLEWD from the coding sequence GTGAACGCCTACGCGCCCATCCTCGTACTGGGAGCCCTCGGGGCAGGCTTCGCGATCTTCTCCGTGGTCATGGCCTCGCTCATCGGGCCCAAGAGGTACAACCGCGCCAAGCTCGAGGCCTACGAGTGCGGCATCGAGCCCACCCCGCAGCCCGCCGGTGGCGGGCGCTTCCCGATCAAGTACTACCTGACGGCGATGCTCTTCATCGTCTTCGACATCGAGATCGTCTTCCTCTACCCCTGGGCCGTCACCTTCGACGCCCTGGGGCTCTTCGGGCTCGTGGAGATGCTGCTCTTCGTGCTCACCGTCTTCGTCGCCTACGCCTACGTCTGGCGCCGCGGCGGCCTGGAATGGGACTAG